In a genomic window of Sulfuriferula nivalis:
- a CDS encoding IS91 family transposase → MIRLAHIVATYAAKLLAQHGHHLLPSQQAALTAFQTCRSQMSPRMQLACDDCQTPSYLPHSCGHRHCPHCQAHESQRWIDQQLHKSIPANYFMLTFTVPAQLRTLAWQHQRVMYDLITRCAWETVNTFSQNDNKLRGSAGAVTVLHTHNRRLDYHPHVHLVMPAVAFNPKQRRMRHKHGNYLFNHKALAKVFRAKLLAGIRQAGLTLPNDYPTDWVVDCKAVGTGQHALIYLGRYLYRGVIQEKDILSDRHGQVTFRYRNSQTKQMETRTLSGVAFLRLILQHILPKGYRRARNFGYLHPNSKLLTQLQLTHLWRRNNPPPAQPRPAIRCQCCGGVMKIVRTRIKAIPLATSAPSIKREHRADDTGWETMR, encoded by the coding sequence ATGATCAGACTGGCGCACATCGTAGCAACCTACGCAGCTAAACTGCTTGCACAACACGGTCATCACCTATTGCCCAGCCAGCAAGCTGCCTTAACCGCCTTTCAAACCTGCCGTAGCCAGATGAGCCCGAGGATGCAACTTGCCTGTGATGATTGTCAAACACCCAGCTACCTGCCACATTCCTGCGGTCATCGGCATTGCCCGCATTGCCAGGCGCACGAATCACAGCGCTGGATAGACCAGCAATTACACAAATCCATCCCCGCCAACTACTTCATGCTCACCTTCACCGTGCCCGCCCAGTTGCGCACACTGGCCTGGCAACATCAGCGCGTCATGTATGACTTGATCACACGCTGCGCGTGGGAAACAGTCAACACCTTCAGCCAAAACGACAACAAGCTGCGCGGCAGCGCAGGGGCGGTGACTGTACTGCATACCCATAACCGCCGACTGGACTATCACCCCCATGTGCATCTCGTCATGCCCGCTGTCGCCTTTAACCCCAAACAGCGACGCATGCGTCATAAACACGGCAACTACCTGTTTAACCACAAAGCCCTGGCCAAAGTATTTCGTGCCAAATTACTGGCAGGCATCAGACAAGCAGGACTCACCCTGCCAAACGATTACCCGACCGATTGGGTGGTGGATTGCAAAGCCGTCGGCACTGGACAGCACGCTCTGATCTACCTTGGGCGCTATCTGTATCGGGGGGTGATACAGGAGAAAGACATCCTCTCCGACCGGCATGGTCAGGTCACCTTCCGTTACCGGAACAGCCAAACCAAACAAATGGAAACCCGTACCTTGAGTGGTGTAGCCTTCCTGCGACTGATACTGCAACACATTCTGCCCAAAGGCTACCGCCGCGCCCGCAACTTTGGCTACCTGCATCCCAATAGCAAACTACTCACCCAGCTACAGCTGACCCACCTATGGCGACGGAACAATCCGCCGCCAGCGCAACCCAGACCAGCGATACGTTGCCAATGTTGCGGTGGGGTGATGAAGATAGTGCGCACACGTATCAAAGCGATACCGCTAGCCACATCAGCCCCATCTATAAAACGGGAACACAGAGCAGATGACACAGGGTGGGAGACCATGCGCTAA
- a CDS encoding response regulator transcription factor codes for MSQELLLVDDDETFCMVLARAMTRRGFTVRTAQNVSSALILAEQLIPAYVVLDLKMAGETGLSLIAQLRQLNPAVRIVMLTGYASIATAVDAIKLGATHYLAKPAEVDEIVAALRQDEVVLPVVQDIPTPSLDRLEWEHIQRVLNEHDGNISATARALNMHRRTLQRKLFKHPVKV; via the coding sequence ATGAGTCAGGAATTACTGCTGGTCGACGATGACGAAACCTTTTGCATGGTGCTGGCACGGGCAATGACTCGGCGCGGATTTACTGTGCGTACCGCGCAAAATGTGAGCAGTGCGCTCATCTTGGCAGAGCAGCTGATCCCTGCGTATGTCGTGCTGGATCTGAAAATGGCTGGTGAAACCGGATTGTCGTTAATAGCGCAACTAAGGCAGTTAAATCCTGCGGTGCGCATAGTGATGCTGACTGGCTATGCCAGTATTGCTACTGCTGTGGACGCGATTAAGTTGGGTGCAACACATTACTTGGCGAAGCCCGCTGAAGTGGATGAAATCGTCGCAGCATTACGTCAGGATGAGGTAGTGCTACCTGTTGTGCAAGATATACCCACGCCGTCCCTGGACAGGCTGGAATGGGAGCACATACAGCGAGTATTGAATGAACATGATGGCAACATATCCGCAACGGCTCGCGCGTTAAATATGCACAGGCGCACCTTGCAACGGAAATTGTTCAAACACCCCGTGAAAGTGTAG
- a CDS encoding ATP-binding protein, which produces MLIPSSSFSTVPVAGMLRNLFVLRLFAVGGQLLALAVAEFGLHIALPLPAMLSVVVGLAMLNAVTWLRLRQASPVTALEFFVQLVADMATLTLLLYFSGGASNPFVSLYLIPIIIAATTLPATYVWMMTLLSVLAYSVLTQLFVPLSLPPGAVEFSLHLVGMWLNFIVSAVLIAFFIGKMAASIRARDQELASIRERALADEQVLALGNLAAGAAHELSTPLATMSVITEELQFECKDDEVKQDALLILRNQIAACKSILTRLTQVNQQGRVDAGMQVQLDTWLTALISQWQLMRPQVQVTTRVIGKHTVPVVLNDTSLNQAILSLCNNAADADNGQVEIELDWDAAYVQIAVLDRGAGFANPAQASKIFFTTKQAQGGFGVGLYLANATIERHGGSVALLAREGGGAKVIVRLPIMGGEI; this is translated from the coding sequence ATGTTAATTCCATCTTCTTCATTTAGCACTGTTCCTGTTGCAGGCATGTTGCGCAATTTGTTCGTGCTGCGACTGTTCGCGGTTGGTGGGCAGTTATTGGCACTGGCCGTTGCCGAATTTGGCCTGCATATTGCACTGCCACTACCTGCCATGTTGAGCGTGGTGGTGGGACTGGCAATGCTGAATGCAGTAACCTGGCTGCGGTTAAGGCAGGCTAGCCCAGTAACAGCATTGGAATTTTTTGTGCAATTGGTGGCAGATATGGCGACATTGACATTGCTGCTCTATTTTAGCGGTGGTGCGAGTAATCCGTTTGTTTCATTGTATTTAATCCCGATTATTATTGCTGCGACGACTTTGCCAGCCACCTATGTGTGGATGATGACGCTATTGAGCGTGTTGGCGTATTCAGTGTTAACACAATTGTTTGTGCCATTGAGTTTGCCGCCAGGCGCTGTAGAGTTTTCCCTGCATTTGGTTGGGATGTGGTTGAATTTTATTGTGAGTGCGGTGCTGATCGCTTTTTTTATTGGCAAGATGGCGGCGTCTATACGAGCGCGTGATCAGGAACTGGCGAGCATACGTGAACGCGCCTTGGCTGACGAGCAGGTGTTGGCATTGGGTAATCTGGCCGCAGGGGCAGCACATGAGTTATCTACACCATTAGCGACGATGTCGGTGATCACGGAGGAGCTGCAATTTGAGTGCAAGGATGACGAGGTAAAGCAGGACGCATTGCTTATTTTGCGTAATCAGATTGCAGCATGTAAATCTATATTGACCCGACTGACGCAGGTGAATCAGCAAGGTCGAGTTGATGCCGGCATGCAGGTTCAGCTTGATACTTGGCTGACGGCGTTGATTAGTCAGTGGCAACTGATGCGGCCACAAGTACAGGTGACGACACGTGTTATCGGCAAGCATACAGTGCCTGTGGTATTGAATGACACTAGTCTGAATCAGGCAATACTGAGTTTGTGTAATAACGCAGCAGATGCGGATAATGGACAGGTCGAAATTGAACTTGATTGGGATGCGGCATATGTACAAATTGCGGTGTTGGATAGAGGTGCCGGATTTGCTAATCCTGCGCAAGCCAGCAAAATATTTTTTACTACGAAACAGGCACAAGGTGGTTTCGGTGTTGGTTTGTATCTTGCCAATGCAACGATAGAACGACATGGAGGCAGCGTGGCGTTGCTTGCACGTGAGGGTGGTGGCGCAAAAGTAATAGTGCGGTTGCCAATAATGGGTGGGGAGATATGA
- a CDS encoding cyclic nucleotide-binding domain-containing protein, with protein sequence MVAKQLAEHAELAQFMSQQYLCESLTVAEVNTLLNYLSVLHFDYDDVVSDVGDVGDELYFVVKGEIALIIPDGQNEYEVVRTGVGEMLGMMSFFDKRARSARLVAKAADTQVLKLSRAMYKRMKVEHPYIAINIVEQAVLSMDKLFRSVSSDFAQFSHYLYGAGSKA encoded by the coding sequence ATGGTCGCAAAACAATTAGCAGAACATGCAGAATTAGCTCAATTTATGAGTCAGCAATATTTGTGTGAGTCATTGACCGTAGCGGAAGTGAACACCTTGTTGAATTATTTGAGCGTGTTGCATTTTGACTATGATGATGTCGTATCTGACGTGGGTGACGTGGGTGATGAATTGTATTTCGTTGTGAAAGGCGAAATAGCGTTGATTATTCCTGACGGACAGAATGAATATGAAGTGGTGCGTACCGGTGTGGGCGAAATGCTGGGGATGATGTCTTTCTTCGACAAACGTGCGCGCTCTGCACGTCTGGTGGCTAAAGCGGCCGACACGCAAGTACTCAAGTTATCCCGTGCAATGTATAAACGGATGAAAGTGGAGCATCCTTATATTGCAATTAATATTGTTGAGCAGGCGGTATTGAGTATGGATAAATTGTTCCGCTCAGTCAGTAGCGACTTTGCGCAATTCTCGCATTATTTGTATGGTGCGGGATCTAAAGCTTAA
- a CDS encoding bactofilin family protein — MLRKFLQARKADANAVADEPKINLKSPSAPPVIVPSTMKPPKDEGNKLVVGPHIELKGSEITDCEILIVEGRVESSMKSRHIRIAEGGVFEGTAEVDVAEIRGTFEGELIVHKRLVIYASAKIHGHIRYTAMTVEDGAEVTGTIDMLIQDVQVHDAGNTTDASDLPGFRLVQSSLAHRHQR; from the coding sequence ATGTTAAGAAAATTTCTACAGGCGCGTAAAGCGGATGCTAATGCAGTCGCGGATGAGCCAAAAATCAATTTAAAGTCACCATCAGCACCGCCTGTGATTGTGCCATCAACAATGAAACCACCTAAGGATGAAGGTAACAAACTGGTGGTAGGGCCGCATATCGAACTTAAAGGATCTGAAATAACGGATTGCGAAATTTTGATTGTGGAGGGCCGTGTTGAGTCGTCGATGAAAAGTCGTCATATCCGGATTGCAGAAGGCGGCGTGTTTGAGGGTACGGCTGAGGTTGATGTGGCAGAAATAAGAGGTACTTTTGAGGGCGAGCTGATAGTTCATAAACGACTAGTGATTTATGCCAGCGCCAAAATTCATGGGCATATTCGCTATACCGCCATGACCGTTGAAGATGGGGCAGAGGTGACAGGGACAATAGATATGTTAATTCAGGATGTGCAAGTACATGATGCTGGGAATACTACAGATGCCAGTGATTTGCCTGGTTTTAGGTTAGTTCAATCCAGTCTGGCACACAGACATCAGCGTTAA
- a CDS encoding type III pantothenate kinase, with translation MNLLLIDAGNTRIKWRRIGADGERRNGYLSHAQVDQLAELTGIISHIIISNVAGAALGARINQQYPSCAQYILTASTQQCGVHSHYQPATQLGSDRWAALIGAHHLGANNSIIVSAGTAITVDALSHGEFLGGIIMPGTQLMHSTLSQNTAQLPRADGYISEFPSNTADAITTGCMLALTSAITAMQERLTTRNTMPTDIWLHGGDATTFSPLLPHTPHLVDNLVLTGLEVIAHEVYT, from the coding sequence ATGAACTTACTCCTCATTGACGCCGGCAACACCCGTATCAAATGGCGGCGCATCGGTGCAGATGGTGAACGCCGTAACGGCTATCTCAGCCATGCACAAGTTGACCAGCTTGCTGAACTGACAGGCATCATCAGCCACATCATCATCAGCAACGTGGCCGGAGCAGCATTAGGTGCTCGCATCAACCAGCAATATCCATCCTGCGCGCAATACATCCTGACCGCCAGCACACAACAATGTGGCGTACACAGCCATTACCAGCCCGCCACACAACTCGGCAGTGACCGTTGGGCGGCACTCATAGGCGCGCACCATCTGGGTGCCAACAACAGCATTATCGTCAGCGCAGGCACGGCAATTACCGTTGACGCATTAAGCCACGGCGAGTTTCTCGGCGGCATCATTATGCCGGGCACACAACTGATGCATAGCACACTCAGCCAGAATACTGCGCAACTGCCACGAGCTGATGGGTACATCAGCGAATTCCCTTCCAACACCGCAGACGCCATAACCACCGGCTGTATGTTAGCGCTCACTAGCGCCATTACAGCCATGCAAGAAAGACTAACAACCCGAAACACTATGCCAACTGACATCTGGCTACATGGCGGCGATGCAACCACTTTTAGCCCATTGCTTCCACACACACCGCATTTAGTGGACAATCTGGTTCTGACTGGCTTGGAAGTCATTGCACACGAGGTATACACTTGA
- a CDS encoding biotin--[acetyl-CoA-carboxylase] ligase has product MHTLLLPILRSLSDGQFHSGTQLALQHQISRASVCNIIAGAADLGITVHKVRGRGYQLASRPDWLDAEAVRAAMPATTAPYQLEVIDSIASTNATLLHATDDAPHRHCLVAEQQTAGRGRRGKVWQSVLGGSLTCSIRWRFNQGIATLAGLSLAVGVALIRSLQQLGCDGIQLKWPNDLLWHQRKLAGILIEVQGDMNGPSTAIIGIGINMQLPATARNQIDQAVTDIQEILGHPLSRNVLLGTLLTELADVMDDFERNGLHNLQKVWQASHAYADQPVQIHMSNGQIIQGIAVGLAENGALLLRTDDDKQISVHSGEVHSARKLTP; this is encoded by the coding sequence GTGCATACGCTACTTTTGCCCATACTACGCAGCCTGTCTGATGGCCAGTTTCATTCAGGCACTCAACTCGCCCTGCAACATCAAATTTCACGCGCCAGCGTGTGCAATATTATTGCGGGTGCAGCCGACTTGGGTATCACTGTACATAAAGTTCGTGGACGTGGTTACCAACTTGCCAGCCGCCCAGACTGGCTAGATGCTGAAGCTGTGCGAGCAGCCATGCCCGCCACAACAGCACCCTACCAGCTAGAAGTCATCGACAGTATTGCCTCAACCAACGCCACCCTGCTTCACGCCACTGACGATGCACCACATCGCCATTGCCTTGTGGCTGAACAACAAACTGCAGGTCGTGGACGGCGCGGTAAAGTCTGGCAGAGTGTTTTGGGTGGCAGCCTGACCTGCTCTATCCGCTGGCGCTTTAACCAGGGCATAGCGACACTTGCAGGACTCAGCCTCGCCGTTGGTGTCGCATTAATACGCAGCTTGCAACAACTAGGTTGCGATGGGATACAACTCAAATGGCCCAACGATCTGCTCTGGCATCAGCGTAAACTGGCCGGTATCCTCATCGAAGTACAAGGTGATATGAATGGTCCCTCGACCGCCATTATCGGCATCGGTATCAACATGCAACTCCCTGCTACTGCACGCAATCAGATTGATCAAGCGGTTACGGATATACAAGAAATACTCGGCCATCCATTATCCCGTAACGTGTTACTCGGCACACTACTCACCGAGCTCGCCGACGTCATGGACGATTTCGAACGCAATGGACTGCACAATTTACAAAAAGTGTGGCAAGCGTCACACGCCTACGCCGATCAACCAGTACAAATCCATATGAGCAATGGCCAAATCATTCAGGGTATCGCTGTCGGCCTGGCTGAAAATGGTGCACTCCTGCTGCGTACTGACGATGATAAACAAATCAGCGTCCACAGCGGTGAAGTCCATAGCGCCCGTAAATTAACGCCATGA
- the mscL gene encoding large conductance mechanosensitive channel protein MscL, translating into MSFISEFKEFAIKGNVIDLAVGVIIGGAFGKIVDSFVKDIVMPMVGQLVGGVDFKQLYFNLGDQTYATLELAEKAGAPLIKYGSFINTVVDFTIVALAIFVAVKAINKLKNEAPAAAPVPAVIPEDIVLLREIRDSLKK; encoded by the coding sequence ATGAGTTTTATTAGTGAGTTTAAAGAGTTTGCCATCAAAGGCAACGTGATTGATCTGGCTGTGGGTGTGATTATTGGTGGCGCCTTTGGCAAGATAGTTGATTCGTTCGTTAAAGATATTGTAATGCCTATGGTCGGCCAGTTGGTAGGCGGCGTGGATTTCAAACAGTTGTATTTCAACCTGGGCGATCAGACTTATGCGACGTTAGAGCTGGCAGAAAAAGCTGGCGCACCGTTGATCAAGTATGGCAGTTTTATTAATACGGTAGTTGATTTTACTATTGTGGCGTTGGCGATATTTGTTGCAGTTAAAGCCATTAATAAGTTGAAAAACGAAGCGCCTGCTGCAGCGCCAGTGCCTGCTGTCATACCAGAAGATATCGTGTTATTGCGTGAGATCCGGGATAGCTTAAAGAAATAG
- a CDS encoding flagellar brake protein encodes MNTATKPAKPMATDRFTSTFDDIKARVGDTFQVQIGSDAQEIRHSVKLLGYLTGKTIMITTPAVNNSAMLLREGQNITVRAFSGTAAYAFSCDIIKVCNTPITYLHLSYPKTTQKAPIRAAARINFDIIGASTNITHNENSNAAPTPIIIHDISTTGASIASSTPLGKKDDILRIAFRAKIRDIVVHPTLKCAIRSLTSTDDEVNPIKYGLQFLDLDTQELLTLQSLVYQKILEDK; translated from the coding sequence ATGAATACAGCAACCAAGCCTGCAAAACCCATGGCAACCGATCGATTTACGTCAACTTTTGACGATATCAAAGCACGTGTTGGTGATACGTTTCAGGTACAAATAGGTTCGGACGCGCAGGAAATCAGACACTCAGTCAAGCTACTGGGCTATCTGACTGGCAAAACCATAATGATTACTACCCCAGCAGTAAATAACAGCGCCATGTTGTTACGCGAAGGCCAGAACATAACTGTCCGTGCTTTTTCAGGAACGGCAGCTTATGCGTTCAGCTGCGACATTATCAAAGTCTGCAACACGCCGATTACCTATCTGCATTTAAGCTACCCAAAAACCACGCAAAAAGCCCCTATCCGCGCGGCCGCACGCATTAATTTTGACATCATCGGCGCATCAACCAATATTACGCATAATGAAAACAGCAATGCCGCACCCACACCGATTATCATTCACGATATCAGCACAACGGGGGCGTCAATTGCGTCAAGCACGCCATTAGGCAAAAAGGACGACATCTTGCGCATTGCTTTCCGCGCCAAGATACGTGACATTGTTGTTCACCCCACCCTCAAATGTGCAATACGCTCACTCACCAGCACCGATGATGAAGTCAATCCGATTAAATATGGGTTACAGTTTCTGGATTTAGATACGCAAGAACTGCTTACTTTGCAGAGCCTGGTTTATCAGAAAATACTGGAAGACAAATAA
- a CDS encoding SPOR domain-containing protein, protein MLETPIHSGPYWVYLPPLKSKAEADNKTEELKNSGIKDISVIRDGKWENAISMGLYGKEAIANDRVAKLKKLGINAQIEARGKTARTFALHHLSDDELKQIKQMQTDFGGPAIKKTTCE, encoded by the coding sequence GTGCTAGAGACGCCAATACACAGCGGCCCATACTGGGTTTACCTGCCTCCGCTTAAATCCAAAGCCGAAGCTGATAATAAAACTGAAGAATTAAAAAATTCAGGTATCAAGGACATCTCCGTCATCCGTGATGGCAAATGGGAAAATGCGATTTCCATGGGCTTATACGGCAAAGAAGCCATTGCCAATGACCGTGTAGCCAAACTCAAAAAGCTGGGCATTAATGCCCAAATAGAAGCCAGAGGCAAAACCGCCCGCACGTTCGCACTACACCATCTGAGTGATGACGAACTGAAACAGATCAAACAAATGCAAACAGACTTTGGTGGTCCAGCGATCAAGAAAACTACATGTGAATAA
- a CDS encoding glycine zipper 2TM domain-containing protein translates to MDKSLLIGLVAGAAAVTAIGGVAGYKVMHAEPAYAEVVSVDPVTETVRTSHRVCKDVAVVHRAPVKDENRIAGTAIGAVLGGVLGNQVGGGTGRTVATVAGAAAGGYAGNHVQENMQESDKQTEIKSRCKTEYESAKKTLGYDVVYRLGSKQGKVRMDHNPGQQIPVQNGRLILTPAVAVTPV, encoded by the coding sequence ATGGATAAATCATTATTGATTGGTTTAGTGGCTGGGGCTGCTGCAGTTACGGCTATTGGCGGGGTTGCTGGATATAAGGTGATGCATGCTGAGCCTGCCTATGCGGAGGTGGTCAGTGTGGATCCAGTGACGGAAACTGTGCGTACGTCACATCGTGTATGTAAAGATGTGGCTGTGGTGCATCGGGCACCGGTAAAAGATGAAAACCGGATTGCAGGTACCGCGATTGGTGCGGTGCTGGGTGGGGTATTGGGCAATCAGGTGGGGGGTGGTACAGGCAGAACGGTGGCGACGGTAGCAGGTGCTGCGGCTGGCGGTTATGCGGGGAACCATGTGCAAGAGAATATGCAGGAATCTGATAAGCAGACCGAGATCAAATCGCGCTGTAAAACAGAATATGAAAGTGCGAAAAAAACATTGGGTTATGATGTGGTTTATCGTTTGGGTAGCAAGCAGGGCAAGGTGCGTATGGACCATAACCCTGGGCAGCAAATTCCTGTGCAGAATGGGCGGTTGATATTAACGCCAGCGGTGGCTGTTACCCCAGTATGA
- a CDS encoding IS1182 family transposase, with protein sequence MKRFIHSECRSQVSLLPECLDDYISEDNPVQVVDVFVDQLDLSDLGFSVAPAATGRPSYHPSTLLKLYVYGYLNRIQSSRRLERETHRNIELMWLLGRLSPDFKTIADFRKDNSKGIRNVCHQFIVLCRQLNLFTQAVVAIDGSKFKAVNAHDRNFTRGKLEKRIQEIDRSIERYLTAMDTADRQPADIAEARTTRLKEKMATMKVRLEQLKEIKAQLDQVPSGQISLTDPDARAMATSTSRGLVGYNVQTAVDTQHHLIVAHEVTNTGSDRGQLAKMAKQAKVAMVASDLQVIADRGYFNGEEIHACEETGITPFVSKPMTSSAKADGRFDKEDFIFEPETDEYRCPAGSRLTKRFTSIERGALIHRYSSSDCPRCSIKDKCTPSPYRRISRGEHESSLDAMQKRLDKKPDAMRIRRQTVEHPFGTLKDWMGATHFLTRTLERVSTEMSLHVLAYNMKRVMKIIGIKELMVAIQA encoded by the coding sequence GTGAAGCGATTTATCCATAGCGAATGTCGGAGCCAAGTCTCGTTGCTACCGGAGTGCCTCGATGACTATATCAGTGAAGACAATCCTGTCCAGGTTGTTGATGTGTTTGTCGATCAGCTCGATCTTAGTGACCTTGGTTTTTCAGTTGCGCCAGCCGCTACCGGGCGACCTTCGTATCACCCATCGACGCTCCTGAAACTTTATGTGTATGGCTATCTCAATCGCATTCAATCGAGCCGCCGGCTGGAAAGAGAAACTCATCGGAATATTGAACTGATGTGGCTGCTCGGAAGGCTGTCTCCCGACTTCAAGACCATTGCTGACTTTAGGAAGGACAACAGCAAAGGTATCCGCAACGTTTGCCATCAGTTCATTGTGCTATGTCGCCAGCTAAATCTCTTCACCCAAGCAGTCGTGGCTATTGATGGCAGCAAGTTCAAAGCGGTCAATGCACATGACCGCAACTTCACACGCGGCAAACTTGAAAAGCGGATACAGGAAATTGATCGTAGCATTGAGCGTTACCTGACAGCAATGGATACCGCAGACCGGCAGCCTGCCGATATTGCCGAGGCGAGAACAACCCGACTCAAGGAGAAGATGGCAACGATGAAGGTCAGGCTGGAGCAACTGAAAGAAATTAAAGCTCAACTGGATCAGGTACCCAGCGGACAAATTTCGTTAACCGATCCGGATGCTCGCGCCATGGCAACCAGTACCAGTCGAGGGTTGGTGGGTTATAACGTTCAAACGGCGGTCGATACACAGCACCATCTCATCGTTGCCCACGAGGTCACCAATACGGGGAGTGACCGGGGTCAGTTAGCAAAGATGGCCAAGCAAGCCAAGGTGGCCATGGTCGCGTCCGATCTGCAGGTGATTGCGGATCGTGGCTATTTCAATGGCGAGGAAATACATGCCTGCGAGGAAACAGGCATTACCCCTTTCGTTTCCAAGCCAATGACTTCATCGGCCAAAGCCGATGGACGATTCGACAAAGAAGATTTCATCTTCGAACCAGAAACAGACGAATACCGTTGCCCGGCCGGAAGCCGACTGACCAAACGGTTCACCAGTATTGAGCGGGGTGCACTTATTCATAGATACTCGAGTTCGGATTGCCCTCGCTGTTCAATCAAGGATAAATGTACTCCCAGCCCATATCGACGTATCTCCCGTGGAGAGCATGAGTCCAGCCTTGATGCCATGCAAAAACGTCTCGATAAAAAACCAGATGCTATGCGAATTCGACGACAGACCGTTGAGCATCCGTTCGGCACGCTTAAGGATTGGATGGGAGCAACCCATTTCCTGACCCGAACCTTGGAACGGGTCAGTACCGAAATGAGCCTGCATGTACTCGCCTACAACATGAAGCGAGTGATGAAAATCATCGGAATCAAGGAGTTGATGGTGGCGATACAGGCCTGA